In the genome of Coffea eugenioides isolate CCC68of unplaced genomic scaffold, Ceug_1.0 ScVebR1_434;HRSCAF=1111, whole genome shotgun sequence, one region contains:
- the LOC113758249 gene encoding uncharacterized protein LOC113758249: MARTKRQKITGNTLVDQHEDIAENQIHIEEPNSTDEENADENSQRKTRGPTYMTEIWGKPSSCHRYKVRFDKDGEPVGKNKSKFTEFLGTIARNGKYAPLDVTDWREMTNDKKQDMLVLVKEKFRLPPGADFWTLKSIGKKWRNWKSALKAKYYNPNESIESQINNRDQRILKDQWRNLLAYWSLEETKNTSEKNKMSRAKKTMNHKTGKKSYAQIRKKLMKKLGHLPSRVDMFEHCYTDSNGNPGNDDVAATLQALKEKVSQLPPGSNDDVGRNDAFAQVFGEDNNGRVRMYGLGVTPSDKWGNVPSRSTCQRIVMEQKAAISKMEDKFAEQDQQLKDQAKELAELKAMVCQQQNSGSKTGGSINSTSSNHVSKSPMGARSLQEGDWVDIFSLFDPTKCLAIGRLQGIDPSKVVGGQPLGPCWCEILVQIVMERNEQLIRPYGLLQTIEDALGAPIAWPLKLVKIHED; encoded by the exons ATGGCAAGGACTAAAAGACAGAAGATTACCGGAAATACACTTGTTGATCAACACGAGGATATAGCTGAAAATCAGATTCACATTGAGGAGCCTAACTCTACAG ATGAAGAAAATGCAGATGAAAATTCACAAAGAAAAACTAGAGGGCCAACATATATGACAGAAATATGGGGTAAACCTAGTAGTTGTCATCGGTACAAAGTTAGATTTGATAAGGATGGTGAGCCTGTTGGCAAGAACAAGTCCAAATTTACTGAGTTCTTAGGAACAATAGCAAGAAATGGAAAGTATGCTCCTCTAGACGTGACAGATTGGCGTGAAATGACAAATGATAAGAAGCAAGACATGCTTGTATTGGTGAAG GAAAAATTTCGTCTTCCTCCAGGTGCAGATTTTTGGACTTTGAAATCAATCggcaaaaaatggagaaattgGAAATCAGCTTTAAAGGCAAAATATTACAATCCAAATGAATCCATTGAGAGTCAAATTAACAATAGGGATCAGCGGATCTTGAAAGATCAGTGGAGAAATCTTCTGGCTTACTGGAGCTTAGAGGAAACAAAG AATACCAGCGAGAAGAATAAGATGAGTCGGGCTAAGAAAACAATGAATCATAAGACAGGGAAGAAATCGTATGCTCAAATTCGAAAGAAATTG ATGAAAAAATTAGGTCATCTCCCATCACGAGTTGATATGTTCGAACACTGTTATACTGACTCAAACGGAAACCCGGGAAATGATGACGTTGCAGCTACATTA CAAGCTTTGAAGGAAAAAGTTAGCCAACTTCCCCCTGGTTCTAATGATGATGTTGGTCGTAATGATGCATTTGCCCAAGTATTTGGGGAAGATAACAATGGGCGTGTGCGCATGTATGGTCTAGGTGTGACACCATCAGACAAATGGGGTAACGTACCTAGTCGCAGCACTTGTCAGCGTATCGTTATGGAGCAAAAGGCAGCAATTTCTAAGATGGAAGATAAATTTGCTGAGCAAGATCAGCAGCTGAAAGACCAAGCCAAAGAACTTGCAGAGCTCAAAGCAATGGTGTGTCAGCAGCAAAATAGTGGCTCAAAAACTGGTGGCTCGATAAATTCAACGTCCTCTAATCATGTTTCAAAATCTCCTATGGGTGCTCGTTCTCTTCAG GAAGGTGATTGGGTGGATATTTTCAGCTTGTTTGATCCAACAAAATGTCTAGCTATTGGTCGTCTCCAAGGAATTGATCCTTCTAAAGTTGTTGGTGGACAACCATTAGGACCATGTTGGTGTGAAATACTAGTACAAATCGTGATGGAACGCAATGAACAATTGATTAGGCCTTATGGGCTATTGCAAACAATTGAAGATGCACTTGGTGCACCGATTGCTTGGCCACTGAAATTG GTGAAGATTCATGAGGATTGA